In Nitrosospira briensis C-128, a genomic segment contains:
- a CDS encoding PEP-CTERM sorting domain-containing protein: MMSFLILDHPFADFIDAAHIVGSGDDKNAADEFFALLGISLEDPLTAEKHSQAFIRKTSPAAAPAIVRQGSRDDCPQPRQEQSQKRGGSLCPEEIGSGGGSGSGRGGRGRVSMPGGGGSAGLGPQKSIMDGSGFGGGGGPGGSGGGGGTGQSDAGGAGADTGSDSANPGTGIAGNGDADSGFDFDNPDGGGAGGGSGIGGADGGGAGGNGNQGEDGIIPNEISTVPEPSTLALLALGFIGLFIARKSGRKQSG, encoded by the coding sequence ATGATGAGTTTTCTCATCCTGGACCATCCGTTTGCGGATTTCATCGACGCAGCGCATATTGTCGGATCAGGTGATGATAAAAACGCCGCTGATGAATTTTTTGCCCTGTTAGGCATTTCACTGGAGGACCCGCTAACAGCCGAAAAACATTCACAGGCATTTATTCGGAAAACCTCACCGGCTGCGGCGCCTGCAATAGTTCGGCAAGGTTCGCGAGATGATTGTCCGCAACCGCGCCAGGAGCAGTCGCAAAAGCGAGGAGGAAGTCTTTGCCCCGAAGAGATTGGGTCGGGCGGCGGTAGCGGTTCTGGCAGGGGTGGCAGGGGCCGAGTCTCAATGCCCGGGGGTGGCGGAAGTGCTGGCCTGGGTCCCCAAAAGAGCATTATGGATGGCAGCGGCTTCGGTGGCGGTGGCGGCCCTGGTGGAAGCGGAGGCGGTGGTGGTACTGGCCAAAGCGACGCTGGAGGCGCTGGCGCCGATACAGGTTCCGATAGTGCTAACCCTGGTACTGGTATTGCAGGTAACGGAGATGCCGATAGCGGGTTCGATTTTGACAACCCGGATGGCGGGGGTGCGGGTGGTGGTTCCGGCATTGGCGGTGCCGATGGCGGCGGGGCTGGTGGAAACGGAAACCAGGGCGAGGACGGAATCATCCCCAATGAAATCAGCACTGTTCCGGAACCGTCGACATTGGCGCTTCTTGCGCTTGGCTTTATCGGTCTCTTCATCGCGCGTAAAAGTGGCCGGAAGCAATCAGGATAA
- a CDS encoding pirin family protein, which produces MRILEMAAGNSTKKLLRVQRGGEQHWVGDGFPVRTLFAYSNLGPMITPFLLLDHAGPMEFPPTEKRLGVGEHPHRGFETVTIVYSGEVEHRDSSGSGGIIGPGDVQWMTAASGLVHEEFHGGDFARQGGMLEMVQLWVNLPAKDKSSPPRYQSISNSQIPALNLPGGYGTLRVIAGEFGGIKGPARTFTPIHVWDLHLASEQPFCLPTPEGYTTLLVVLKGSLNVNGSETIRAAEVGLFDRVGDQICIDNAQNATVLLLCGEPIDEPIVGSGPFVMNKPEEIRQAITDYQSGRMGRLS; this is translated from the coding sequence ATGAGGATACTTGAAATGGCAGCCGGGAACTCCACCAAGAAATTATTGCGCGTCCAGCGCGGGGGAGAGCAGCACTGGGTTGGCGACGGGTTCCCCGTGCGAACGCTTTTCGCTTATTCGAACCTGGGGCCGATGATCACCCCCTTTCTGCTTCTCGATCATGCTGGCCCCATGGAATTTCCGCCGACTGAAAAACGCCTGGGTGTCGGCGAACACCCGCATCGCGGATTCGAGACGGTCACTATCGTATATAGCGGCGAGGTGGAGCATCGCGACAGTTCCGGCAGCGGTGGCATTATTGGCCCCGGTGACGTGCAATGGATGACGGCGGCGTCCGGCCTAGTCCATGAAGAATTTCATGGCGGCGATTTTGCGCGGCAAGGCGGCATGCTGGAAATGGTGCAGTTGTGGGTCAATCTGCCCGCAAAAGACAAGAGCTCCCCACCGCGCTACCAAAGCATATCGAATAGCCAGATTCCCGCACTGAATCTCCCCGGCGGTTATGGAACGCTGCGCGTCATCGCCGGCGAGTTTGGCGGTATAAAGGGACCTGCGCGAACGTTTACGCCGATTCATGTGTGGGATCTTCATCTGGCGAGCGAGCAGCCGTTCTGCCTCCCGACACCCGAAGGGTACACCACGTTGCTGGTGGTACTCAAAGGTTCGCTAAACGTGAACGGCTCTGAAACGATCCGGGCGGCAGAGGTTGGCCTGTTTGATCGGGTTGGCGATCAAATTTGCATTGATAACGCACAAAATGCAACCGTGCTGCTGCTTTGCGGCGAGCCGATCGACGAACCGATTGTGGGAAGCGGCCCTTTTGTCATGAACAAGCCAGAGGAAATCAGACAGGCGATTACCGATTACCAAAGCGGCAGGATGGGACGTTTGTCATAG
- a CDS encoding DUF1207 domain-containing protein: MRHLSIIAAALLFFTSTVNAAVTEDAYIAGYAAGILKHGFKVEIPTLIVRDGIITVPANKLTPDNRISIVQALAQIPGVTGVTVSENIAGGPAQRDAFKPIQQPAATSRGPAPEEAVASEGVPAAGPAVLATGMLPEGHLFKPLLADPRWAHFSAAYRNYVGNNIDGNSNGAVSFGETIPFYRGNFGKSTVQWEAGLQAAVFSDFNLGAPSADLINTDFIASAYGSMRAGNFSAFGRIYHQSSHLGDEFLLRRLTNFERINLSYEGADLRLSYELPYGLRVYGGGGGIFHKEPSTIKPWSIQYGVEFRSPWRIESVSMRPIAAVDIKNHEQNNWNADVSARAGVQLDHFQAFGRKLLFLVEYFHGNSPTGQFFRQRVDYLGFGAHYHF, from the coding sequence GTGCGACATCTTTCTATCATCGCTGCGGCGTTGTTGTTTTTTACATCAACGGTCAACGCTGCGGTAACCGAGGACGCCTATATTGCCGGTTATGCCGCTGGGATCCTCAAGCATGGCTTCAAGGTCGAAATTCCGACGTTGATCGTGCGGGATGGCATCATTACAGTGCCGGCAAATAAACTGACACCGGACAACCGTATCTCGATTGTGCAGGCACTGGCACAGATTCCGGGAGTCACTGGGGTGACTGTGTCGGAAAATATTGCTGGTGGTCCCGCTCAGCGCGATGCATTCAAACCTATTCAGCAACCTGCCGCTACCTCGCGGGGGCCGGCGCCAGAAGAGGCAGTTGCGAGTGAAGGGGTGCCCGCAGCGGGTCCGGCAGTTCTCGCCACCGGAATGCTGCCTGAAGGTCATCTGTTCAAACCATTGCTGGCTGATCCCCGATGGGCCCATTTCTCGGCCGCGTACCGTAATTATGTTGGAAACAACATTGATGGAAATAGCAATGGCGCTGTCAGCTTCGGGGAAACGATTCCGTTCTACCGTGGTAATTTCGGAAAATCCACGGTGCAATGGGAAGCCGGCCTCCAGGCCGCTGTCTTCAGCGACTTCAATCTCGGCGCGCCCTCTGCGGATCTCATCAATACCGATTTTATCGCTTCGGCCTACGGAAGTATGCGAGCAGGCAACTTTTCCGCTTTCGGCCGCATCTATCACCAGAGCTCACATCTTGGCGACGAGTTTTTGCTGCGCAGGTTAACCAATTTCGAGCGGATCAACCTCAGCTATGAAGGAGCCGATCTCAGGCTGTCGTATGAGCTCCCGTATGGATTACGAGTCTACGGCGGAGGAGGAGGCATCTTTCACAAGGAACCGTCGACAATCAAACCGTGGTCAATACAATATGGCGTCGAGTTCAGAAGTCCCTGGCGCATCGAGTCTGTATCAATGAGACCAATTGCAGCGGTTGACATCAAAAACCATGAACAGAATAACTGGAACGCCGATGTATCCGCGAGGGCAGGTGTACAATTGGATCACTTCCAGGCATTTGGTCGGAAACTCCTGTTCCTGGTAGAATATTTTCATGGAAATTCTCCCACTGGGCAATTTTTCAGACAAAGAGTCGACTACCTTGGTTTCGGCGCACACTACCATTTTTGA
- the recJ gene encoding single-stranded-DNA-specific exonuclease RecJ, giving the protein MSNTIQRVYPSHAFDALLGHGFHPVLARVFAARGIEEPVQLEVDWSRLIPFDRLKNVSLMARFLAEAILARKRLLIVADYDSDGATACAVGIRALRQFGAVVDYLVPNRFEYGYGLTPEIVRIAAGTTGATATGGATRPDILITVDNGIASVEGVAEANRLGMQVLVTDHHLPGDELPDAAVIVNPNQPGCDFPSKHLAGVGVMFYLMLALRAELRANGVFRPPQKEPNLASLMDLVALGTVADVVKLDDNNRILVHQGLQRIRKGRACAGINALLQVSRRDFQHVSAYELGFMLGPRLNAAGRLDDMSLGIECLITDDASRASQIALQLDTLNRKRREIEADMQDSALTMLENALLPAPTPHSQYPTIKALDTHSLSLFDPAWHQGVIGILASRIKDKFHRPVIAFAPGSNGELKGSGRSITGFHLRDALDLVSKRYPGLLLKFGGHAAAAGLTILTGDFERFRDAFEQTAQALLAPADLKHIIETDGDLDESEMNLELARHLTEQIWGQGFAPPTFSSCFYVEDQRVVGQKHLKLKLRRHETRIRDGRQMKPDILYDAILFSHANPLPDVIEAIYRLQINEFNGSSTLQFILEHWFQPVPDAQVTPAQARLT; this is encoded by the coding sequence ATGTCCAACACGATCCAGCGGGTCTATCCGTCGCATGCTTTCGATGCGCTGCTCGGGCACGGCTTCCATCCCGTACTGGCTCGCGTCTTTGCTGCGCGCGGTATCGAAGAACCAGTCCAGCTCGAAGTGGACTGGTCCAGGCTGATCCCATTCGATCGCCTGAAGAATGTTTCACTAATGGCGCGATTTCTTGCCGAGGCAATTCTGGCTCGAAAACGTCTCCTGATCGTAGCCGATTATGATTCCGACGGCGCCACCGCATGCGCAGTCGGCATCCGTGCCTTGAGGCAGTTCGGCGCGGTAGTCGATTATCTTGTCCCCAACCGCTTCGAATACGGTTATGGTCTCACGCCGGAGATCGTGCGTATTGCAGCCGGTACCACAGGCGCAACCGCGACCGGTGGGGCAACCCGTCCCGATATACTGATCACGGTGGATAATGGCATAGCCAGCGTGGAAGGCGTAGCTGAAGCCAACCGGCTCGGTATGCAAGTGCTCGTTACCGATCATCACCTGCCCGGGGATGAATTGCCGGATGCCGCTGTGATCGTGAATCCCAACCAGCCCGGCTGCGATTTCCCCAGCAAACATCTCGCCGGCGTCGGCGTGATGTTTTATCTGATGCTGGCGTTACGGGCCGAGTTGCGGGCCAATGGGGTTTTTCGCCCTCCTCAAAAGGAACCTAACCTCGCCAGCCTGATGGATCTGGTTGCACTGGGCACCGTAGCCGATGTCGTAAAACTCGATGACAACAACCGGATTTTAGTACACCAGGGTTTGCAGCGTATCCGCAAGGGGCGCGCCTGCGCAGGCATCAACGCGCTCCTGCAAGTTTCACGGCGGGATTTTCAGCACGTTTCCGCCTATGAACTGGGTTTCATGCTGGGGCCGAGATTGAACGCAGCGGGACGGCTCGACGATATGTCCCTGGGCATTGAGTGTCTCATTACAGATGATGCATCCCGCGCTTCGCAAATAGCCCTGCAACTCGATACGCTTAACCGCAAACGCCGGGAAATCGAGGCGGATATGCAGGATAGTGCGTTAACGATGCTGGAGAACGCTCTCCTTCCGGCACCGACACCCCATTCACAATACCCAACTATAAAGGCGCTGGATACCCATAGCCTGAGCCTGTTCGATCCAGCCTGGCATCAAGGCGTGATAGGCATACTTGCATCGCGCATCAAGGATAAGTTCCATCGCCCCGTCATCGCATTCGCGCCTGGCAGTAATGGCGAATTGAAAGGTTCGGGGAGATCCATTACGGGATTTCATCTACGGGATGCGCTGGATCTCGTTTCCAAACGCTACCCGGGTCTTTTGCTGAAATTCGGCGGTCATGCGGCCGCGGCCGGGTTGACCATACTTACTGGCGATTTCGAAAGATTTCGCGATGCGTTCGAGCAAACTGCACAGGCGTTGCTCGCTCCGGCCGATCTCAAGCATATTATCGAAACCGACGGAGACCTGGACGAATCCGAAATGAATCTGGAACTGGCACGGCATCTTACGGAACAGATATGGGGTCAGGGTTTTGCACCACCCACATTCAGTAGCTGCTTCTATGTGGAAGATCAGCGCGTGGTTGGGCAAAAGCATCTGAAATTAAAACTGAGGAGGCATGAAACCAGGATCAGAGATGGAAGGCAAATGAAACCGGATATTCTTTATGACGCTATATTATTCTCCCACGCAAACCCGCTTCCAGATGTCATAGAGGCGATTTACCGACTACAGATAAACGAGTTCAACGGCAGCTCTACCCTGCAATTCATCCTGGAGCATTGGTTTCAGCCCGTACCTGATGCTCAAGTTACGCCTGCTCAAGCGCGATTAACCTGA
- the mfd gene encoding transcription-repair coupling factor → MPFKLTIPQCGSMTRYGHFDGSGDALALAKLAQDAKPVAIITASALAAQRLLEEIPFFAPELKTRLLPDWETLPYDTFSPHQDLVSDRLATLYQLMSGACDVLIVPVTTALYRMPPRAYLAAHTFFLKRGETLNLNTLRGQMTLAGYSHVTQVLSPGEYSVRGGLVDLFPMGSPLPYRIDLLDNEIETIRTFDVDTQRSVYPVTEIRLLPAREFPLDEEARSRFRGSFREHFEGDPSKSRIYRDISKGATPAGIEYYLPLFFEDTATIFDYLPPATLLCLHHEIHPAVENFWRDTQSRYQLLRGDNDHPLLAPGELFVTTEAFFGALKPYARIEIPSDAQTSKAETQSWTRSLPPLQIDRRADNPAERLDNFIAEFASEFTSPGGRTLLLAESLGRRELISDHLKQYGLDIDICDDYAQFRSGNKAFMLGVGPLHNGFIFRGEGTAFITENELYARHLHGRRERDSRKTSAVADAMLRDLSEIKSGDPVVHEQHGIGRYLGLVSMDMGEGATEFLSLEYAGGDKLYVPVSQLHLIGRYSGATPEAAPLHKLGSGQWDKAKRKAMQQVRDTAAELLNLYAQRTARVGHAFRLRQHDYEAFVEGFGFEETPDQAAAIDAVIEDLASAKPMDRLICGDVGFGKTEVALRAAFVAVADGKQVAVLVPTTLLAEQHFQNFSDRFSLIANEWPIKIAELSRFRSSKEQTQALAGLATGQIDIVIGTHKLVQKGVKFSNLGLVIIDEEHRFGVRHKEQLKSLRSEVDVLTLTATPIPRTLAMSLEGLRDFSVIATAPQRRLAIKTFVNRFSEGIIREACLRELKRGGQIYFLHNEVSTIQPMHDKLARLLPEARISVAHGQMRERELEHVMKDFYQQRFNLLLCTTIIETGIDVPTANTIVINRADKFGLAQLHQLRGRVGRSHHQAYAYLLVPEEEALGTQARKRLEAIQAMEELGAGFYLAMHDLEIRGAGEVLGESQSGEMQEIGFTLYSTMLDAAVRSLKEGKEPDMQHPLGVATEINLHVPALLPDGYCNDVHERLVLYKRMANCTNDDQLDDIQIELSDRFGLLPDPVRALLDCHRLRIAATPMGITRIEASTDAIQVQFIPNPPVDAATIVALLQRSRDYELSGPDRLKIKVRIPGVKERVTRIKSLITELSR, encoded by the coding sequence ATGCCATTCAAGTTGACTATTCCCCAGTGCGGTTCGATGACCCGCTATGGTCATTTCGACGGTTCAGGCGATGCCCTGGCTTTGGCAAAACTGGCGCAGGATGCAAAACCTGTCGCCATCATTACGGCAAGCGCGCTCGCCGCTCAAAGACTGCTGGAGGAAATCCCCTTCTTTGCCCCCGAGTTGAAAACACGGCTGCTGCCGGACTGGGAGACTTTGCCCTACGATACCTTTTCACCTCATCAGGATCTCGTCTCGGACCGGCTTGCCACGCTTTACCAGCTCATGAGCGGCGCCTGCGATGTACTGATCGTTCCTGTCACCACCGCGTTATACCGGATGCCACCGCGAGCGTATCTGGCGGCGCATACTTTTTTTCTCAAGCGGGGAGAAACGCTTAATCTGAACACGCTACGCGGCCAGATGACTTTGGCGGGCTACAGTCATGTAACGCAAGTGCTCTCGCCGGGGGAATACAGCGTGCGTGGCGGGCTGGTGGATCTGTTTCCCATGGGCAGCCCGCTGCCCTACCGCATCGATTTGCTGGATAACGAAATCGAAACCATCCGTACATTTGATGTGGATACGCAGAGAAGTGTCTATCCAGTCACCGAGATAAGATTACTGCCGGCGCGTGAATTTCCTCTCGACGAAGAAGCCCGCAGTCGTTTTCGAGGTAGTTTTCGCGAACATTTCGAAGGCGATCCATCGAAAAGTCGCATCTATAGAGATATAAGCAAGGGCGCCACGCCTGCGGGTATCGAATATTATTTGCCGCTTTTTTTTGAGGACACCGCGACAATCTTCGATTACCTCCCGCCAGCGACACTGCTATGCCTGCACCATGAAATCCATCCGGCAGTGGAAAACTTCTGGCGCGACACGCAATCACGCTATCAACTGCTGCGTGGCGACAATGATCATCCATTGCTGGCACCGGGGGAATTATTCGTCACGACGGAGGCTTTCTTCGGCGCGCTGAAGCCCTACGCGCGCATCGAGATCCCATCCGATGCTCAAACCTCGAAAGCGGAAACTCAAAGCTGGACCCGCTCGCTACCGCCTCTTCAGATTGATCGCCGCGCTGACAATCCAGCTGAGAGACTTGATAATTTCATCGCGGAATTCGCCTCCGAGTTCACCTCTCCCGGCGGGCGAACATTGCTATTGGCGGAAAGCCTCGGCAGGCGGGAGCTGATTTCAGATCATCTGAAACAGTATGGGCTGGATATCGATATCTGCGATGACTACGCGCAATTTCGGTCAGGTAACAAAGCTTTCATGCTTGGCGTGGGGCCCTTGCACAACGGTTTTATATTCCGGGGCGAAGGAACGGCCTTCATTACGGAAAACGAGCTGTATGCAAGGCATTTGCACGGCCGCCGCGAACGTGATTCGCGCAAGACTTCCGCAGTAGCCGATGCGATGCTGCGCGATTTGTCCGAGATCAAATCCGGCGACCCGGTTGTGCATGAGCAGCACGGCATCGGCCGCTACCTCGGGTTGGTGAGCATGGATATGGGAGAAGGCGCAACAGAATTTCTATCACTTGAATACGCCGGTGGAGATAAGTTATATGTACCGGTTTCGCAACTGCACCTTATTGGGCGATACAGCGGGGCGACGCCTGAAGCGGCGCCGCTGCATAAACTCGGCAGCGGCCAATGGGATAAAGCCAAGCGTAAAGCGATGCAACAGGTGCGCGATACCGCTGCGGAACTGCTGAATCTTTATGCTCAACGTACCGCCCGTGTGGGCCATGCGTTCAGGCTAAGGCAACATGATTATGAAGCATTTGTTGAAGGTTTCGGTTTTGAGGAAACGCCCGATCAAGCCGCCGCGATCGATGCGGTAATCGAGGATCTGGCCTCGGCCAAGCCCATGGACCGCCTGATCTGCGGAGATGTTGGTTTCGGCAAGACCGAAGTGGCCTTACGAGCAGCCTTTGTCGCGGTTGCCGATGGTAAGCAGGTGGCTGTACTGGTACCCACCACGCTCCTGGCTGAGCAACATTTCCAGAATTTTTCCGATCGCTTCAGCCTGATCGCGAACGAATGGCCCATAAAAATTGCGGAGCTGTCGCGTTTCCGCTCGTCGAAGGAACAAACCCAAGCCTTGGCGGGGTTGGCTACCGGGCAAATCGACATCGTCATCGGTACACATAAACTGGTCCAGAAAGGGGTGAAATTCAGCAACCTGGGCCTGGTCATCATCGATGAGGAGCATCGCTTCGGTGTACGTCACAAGGAACAGCTGAAAAGTCTGCGTTCTGAAGTGGACGTATTAACGCTTACCGCCACACCCATTCCCCGTACGCTTGCCATGTCGCTGGAAGGTCTGCGTGACTTTTCCGTAATCGCTACCGCCCCGCAAAGACGGCTCGCCATCAAAACTTTTGTCAATCGTTTTTCCGAAGGCATCATCCGTGAAGCATGCTTGCGCGAATTAAAACGCGGCGGGCAGATATATTTTCTGCACAACGAAGTAAGCACTATTCAACCCATGCATGACAAGCTTGCCCGGTTGTTGCCGGAGGCGCGCATAAGCGTTGCCCATGGGCAAATGCGCGAACGCGAACTGGAACATGTGATGAAGGATTTTTATCAGCAGCGCTTCAATCTACTGCTTTGCACAACCATCATCGAGACCGGTATCGATGTTCCCACCGCCAATACCATTGTCATCAATCGCGCAGACAAATTCGGTCTGGCGCAATTACATCAGTTGCGCGGGCGCGTAGGCCGCTCCCACCATCAGGCATACGCTTATCTATTGGTGCCTGAGGAAGAAGCGCTTGGAACACAAGCCAGGAAACGTCTGGAAGCCATTCAAGCCATGGAAGAACTGGGTGCGGGTTTTTATCTCGCCATGCATGATCTGGAAATTCGCGGCGCCGGCGAAGTACTGGGCGAATCGCAAAGCGGCGAGATGCAGGAAATCGGCTTCACTCTCTACTCCACCATGCTTGATGCTGCGGTTCGATCACTAAAGGAGGGCAAAGAACCCGATATGCAGCATCCCCTGGGCGTTGCCACCGAAATAAATTTACATGTTCCCGCCTTGCTGCCTGATGGATACTGCAATGACGTACATGAGCGCCTGGTACTGTACAAGCGCATGGCGAATTGCACAAATGATGATCAACTGGATGATATTCAAATAGAATTATCGGACCGCTTCGGTCTCTTGCCGGATCCCGTCAGAGCACTGCTGGATTGCCACCGTTTGCGTATTGCTGCTACACCCATGGGAATTACTCGCATTGAAGCGAGCACTGACGCCATCCAGGTGCAATTCATTCCCAACCCACCGGTCGATGCCGCAACAATCGTCGCGCTCCTTCAACGCAGCCGCGATTATGAACTTTCCGGTCCCGATCGCCTGAAAATAAAAGTACGGATCCCGGGAGTGAAAGAACGGGTAACGCGGATAAAAAGCTTGATCACCGAATTGAGTCGCTGA
- a CDS encoding sensor domain-containing diguanylate cyclase — protein sequence MMATLIPSLGLGLLSFRQNEAQISDNVTRELRAMTSYASREVELWIDKRVHEVHVTSTSSAVIDGLSAVNHPETSLPGRNPQALAHYLRSVQVKLDTILELTVVDATGKVVASSAEMPVTVTLPDDWPQSSLTEGLVIAPPHWDKGYATATLSVAVPVLSYDNLLMGALVAVLDLHSLQPRLKSEIKSPPGEVILLDSDGRALVSSQAGTGKLPQLDPSVLRYLLAQPGNSVAFHGLTHRNVIGLAEVSAEPGVVIVAELDRAAVYGQWIELRNMFLGLVGALVLVVAAVAFQLGRSIVAPLQRLIRAADRIAGGDLEVRLSAKRNDELGRLTVVFDQMADRLRQSHAEIMAANEAMQQQNQVLETLSITDSLTGLYNRSKLDAILTDELARFKRTQRQFALLMLDIDHFKTLNDTYGHVTGDEILQSVARILLQSVRSIDYAARYGGDELIIILVDTSADLAAKTAERIRSHVENAQYDANGSTIAVTVSIGIVQCQLDDMTPTAVFTRADKALYQAKRAGRNQAYIAH from the coding sequence ATGATGGCCACACTCATTCCGTCGTTAGGGCTGGGGTTGTTGTCCTTTCGGCAGAACGAGGCGCAGATAAGCGATAATGTAACCCGTGAGCTCCGCGCCATGACAAGTTACGCCAGCCGCGAAGTAGAACTCTGGATTGATAAACGTGTCCACGAGGTGCACGTAACGTCCACGTCCAGTGCCGTCATAGACGGTCTATCAGCGGTCAACCATCCCGAAACAAGCTTGCCGGGTAGAAATCCGCAAGCCCTGGCTCATTATCTGCGGTCGGTGCAGGTAAAACTCGACACAATACTGGAACTGACTGTCGTGGATGCTACCGGTAAAGTTGTGGCGAGCAGCGCGGAAATGCCCGTCACAGTGACGCTCCCCGATGATTGGCCCCAGAGTTCCCTCACGGAAGGCCTTGTGATTGCACCGCCACACTGGGACAAGGGATATGCTACCGCCACACTTAGCGTTGCAGTTCCGGTATTGTCCTACGACAATTTATTGATGGGTGCATTGGTGGCCGTGCTGGATCTTCATAGCTTGCAGCCCCGTCTGAAAAGTGAGATAAAATCGCCGCCAGGCGAAGTGATCCTGCTTGATTCAGACGGCAGAGCACTTGTCAGCAGTCAGGCCGGCACAGGTAAATTGCCGCAGCTGGATCCGTCGGTGCTGCGGTATCTGCTCGCTCAACCGGGCAACTCCGTGGCTTTTCATGGCCTGACGCATCGCAACGTAATTGGATTGGCCGAGGTATCCGCGGAGCCGGGAGTCGTCATTGTGGCAGAGCTTGATCGCGCCGCGGTTTATGGCCAGTGGATAGAACTTCGGAATATGTTTCTGGGGCTGGTAGGCGCACTGGTTCTGGTAGTGGCAGCCGTGGCCTTCCAGCTGGGACGCTCGATTGTTGCGCCGTTGCAACGGCTGATCCGTGCCGCGGACCGCATTGCCGGGGGCGATCTGGAGGTACGGCTTTCGGCAAAACGAAATGACGAGCTCGGTCGTCTTACAGTGGTATTCGATCAGATGGCGGATCGGTTGCGCCAGAGTCACGCCGAGATCATGGCCGCCAATGAAGCCATGCAACAGCAGAATCAGGTGCTGGAGACACTCTCCATCACCGATAGTCTTACCGGCCTGTACAATCGCAGTAAACTCGATGCGATTCTGACCGATGAGCTTGCGCGCTTTAAACGCACGCAGCGGCAGTTTGCACTATTAATGCTGGACATCGATCACTTCAAGACATTAAATGATACCTATGGCCACGTCACCGGCGATGAAATTCTGCAAAGCGTAGCCCGGATACTGCTTCAGTCTGTCCGTAGCATCGACTATGCGGCACGCTACGGCGGTGATGAACTTATTATTATTCTGGTTGATACTTCTGCGGACCTGGCGGCGAAAACTGCGGAACGCATCCGTTCACATGTAGAAAATGCCCAATATGACGCCAACGGCTCGACGATTGCAGTAACAGTGAGCATCGGTATCGTGCAGTGTCAACTCGACGATATGACGCCAACCGCAGTGTTCACTCGTGCTGATAAAGCGCTCTATCAAGCAAAGCGGGCGGGTCGCAACCAGGCATATATTGCTCATTAA